Proteins co-encoded in one Arachis hypogaea cultivar Tifrunner chromosome 13, arahy.Tifrunner.gnm2.J5K5, whole genome shotgun sequence genomic window:
- the LOC112791913 gene encoding binding partner of ACD11 1, translated as MSSGYTVEVTSLSPKATEKDVYDFFAFSGAIEYVEIVRSGDYACTAYVTFKDAYSLETACLLSGATILDQSVCITRWGQYEDEFDHWNRPSYNHDDDSSTTLQSHQFVSSAGEVVTVTQEVVKTMIAKGYVLSKDALAKAKEFDESHGVSATATAKVAELSQRIGLTDKLSASYEAVRSADQRYHVSETAKSAAFATGRSVAAAANTVVNSSYFSKGAFWVSGALTRAAQVASDLGNRGAKN; from the exons ATGTCTAGTGGATATACCGTAGAAGTTACCAGTCTATCGCCAAAAGCCACTGAGAAGGATGTGTATGACTTTTTCGCATTCTCTGGTGCAATTGAGTATGTCGAAATTGTCAG GTCTGGTGATTATGCTTGCACTGCATATGTGACATTCAAAGATGCTTATTCCCTAGAAACTGCTTGCTTGCTAAGT GGAGCCACGATTTTAGACCAAAGTGTATGCATTACTCGCTGGGGGCAGTATGAAGATGAGTTCGATCATTGGAACCGGCCATCCTATAACCATGACGACGATTCATCAACT ACGCTACAAAGCCACCAATTTGTTTCCTCTGCCGGAGAAGTAGTTACAGTGACTCAAGAAGTTGTCAAGACCATGATAGCAAAAGGGTATGTCCTCAGCAAAGACGCATTAGCCAAGGCTAAGGAATTCGACGAGTCCCATGGGGTTTCAGCCACGGCAACAGCAAAGGTAGCCGAGCTGAGCCAGAGAATCGGCCTCACCGACAAGTTATCAGCTAGCTATGAGGCCGTTAGATCCGCCGATCAAAGGTATCATGTATCAGAAACTGCCAAGTCAGCTGCATTTGCCACGGGACGATCTGTGGCTGCAGCTGCGAACACTGTAGTTAATAGTAGCTATTTCTCTAAGGGTGCCTTCTGGGTTTCCGGTGCTTTAACCCGGGCAGCGCAGGTTGCTTCCGATTTAGGTAACCGTGGAGCTAAAAATTGA
- the LOC112771534 gene encoding transcription factor PRE6 translates to MSTRRSSSAAPTSAGMTDAQITDLVSKLQQLIPQLRSTHSDKVSAAKVLQETCTYIKTLHREVDDLSDRLSQLLANTDSNTAQAAIIRSLLM, encoded by the exons ATGTCCACCAGAAGATCCTCTTCCGCTGCTCCAACTTCCGCCGGGATGACCGATGCTCAAATCACCGATCTCGTCTCCAAGTTGCAACAACTCATCCCTCAGCTCCGCTCTACGCATTCCGACAAG GTTTCTGCGGCAAAGGTGTTACAAGAGACTTGTACCTACATTAAGACCTTGCATAGAGAGGTTGATGATCTTAGCGACCGATTGTCCCAGCTTTTGGCCAACACAGACTCAAATACCGCACAAGCAGCCATTATTAGGAGCTTACTTATGTAA